A single region of the Triticum dicoccoides isolate Atlit2015 ecotype Zavitan chromosome 2B, WEW_v2.0, whole genome shotgun sequence genome encodes:
- the LOC119368787 gene encoding EH domain-containing protein 1-like, protein MESSSADSSPTRSWGLKEQRTVYLRWFYLADDDADGRLTGKDALKFFAMSKLSREDLKQVWAIADSKRQGYLGFAEFMTAMQLVSLAQAGQDISQDTLAHADLASLQPPAMEGLEKKLKKSAAHKSSSDLTAYHPVQTSLSANWFNSKSGKKIAMKSVTSIIDGLKKAYIEKLRPLEKTYQYNDFVSPLLTSSDFDAKPMIMLLGQYSTGKTTFIKHLLKTGYPGSHIGPEPTTDRFVVVTTGPDERCIPGNTIAVQADMPYSGLSAFGTAFLSKFECSQMPHPLLDHISFVDTPGVLSGEKQRTQRSYDFTGVTSWFAAKSDLILLLFDPHKLDISDEFKRVIGSLRGHDDKIRIVLNKADQVDAQQLMRVYGALLWSLGKVLNTPEVMRVYIGSFNDKPIRETAAGPLGSELFVREQEDLLSDLNDIPKKACDRRINEFVKRARSAKVHAHIVGHLKNQMPALMGKAKAQQKLLETLDEQFAKVQKEMHLPPGDFPSVDEYRDTLSAYNFDRFERLHTKMVKDVDDMLAYDIPDLLKQFRNPYE, encoded by the exons ATGGAGTCGTCGTCGGCGGACTCGTCGCCCACGAGATCATGgggcctcaaggagcagcgcaccGTCTACCTCCGCTGGTTCTACCTCGCCGACGACG ACGCGGACGGTCGCCTGACTGGGAAGGACGCCCTCAAGTTCTTCGCCATGTCCAAGCTCTCCAGGGAAGACCTCAAGCAG GTATGGGCGATTGCTGATTCAAAACGTCAGGGTTATCTTGGATTCGCGGAGTTTATGACCGCAATGCAG CTGGTTTCTCTGGCACAGGCAGGGCAAGACATAAGCCAAGACACCCTTGCACATGCAG ATTTGGCGAGCCTGCAGCCTCCGGCAATGGAAGGTCTGGAGAAGAAACTA AAAAAGAGTGCGGCACACAAGAGCAGCTCCGACCTCACTG CGTACCATCCAGTCCAAACGTCTCTGTCAGCTAACTGGTTTAACTCGAAGTCGGGAAAGAAG atagcGATGAAATCAGTCACCTCGATAATCGATGGACTAAAGAAAGCATACATTGAGAAGTTGAGGCCTCTAGAAAAAACTTACCAATATAATGACTTTGTTTCACCTTTGCTG ACTAGCAGTGATTTTGATGCGAAGCCAATGATCATGCTATTGGGTCAATACTCAACTGGAAAAACCACAttcataaagcatttactaaagacAGGTTATCCAG GTTCTCATATTGGACCGGAGCCTACGACCGATAGATTTGTTGTTGTTACT ACTGGGCCAGATGAAAGATGCATCCCTGGAAACACAATTGCGGTGCAAGCTGACATGCCATACAGCGGCTTGTCGGCGTTCGGAACGGCGTTTTTATCCAAGTTTGAGTGCTCTCAGATGCCTCATCCA TTACTGGATCACATTTCCTTCGTGGACACTCCCGGAGTGTTATCAGGGGAGAAGCAGCGAACGCAACGCAGCTACGATTTCACCGGAGTCACATCGTGGTTTGCGGCCAAGTCTGACCTCATCCTTCTCCTGTTCGATCCCCATAAGCTCGACATCAGCGACGAGTTCAAGCGTGTGATCGGGTCGCTGCGCGGGCACGATGACAAGATACGCATAGTTCTCAACAAAGCTGACCAAGTTGACGCACAACAG CTGATGAGGGTCTACGGAGCACTCCTGTGGTCGCTGGGGAAGGTCCTCAACACGCCGGAGGTCATGCGTGTCTACATTGG ATCGTTCAACGACAAGCCGATCCGGGAGACGGCAGCGGGGCCGCTGGGATCGGAGTTGTTCGTGAGGGAGCAGGAGGACCTCCTCTCGGACCTCAACGACATCCCGAAGAAGGCGTGCGACCGGCGGATCAACGAGTTCGTGAAGCGGGCGCGGTCGGCCAAGGTGCACGCGCACATCGTGGGGCACCTCAAGAACCAGATGCCGGCGCTGATGGGGAAGGCCAAGGCGCAGCAGAAGCTGCTGGAGACGCTGGACGAGCAGTTCGCCAAGGTGCAGAAGGAGATGCACCTGCCGCCGGGCGACTTCCCCAGCGTCGACGAGTACCGGGACACGCTCAGCGCCTACAACTTCGACCGCTTCGAGCGGCTCCATACCAAGATGGTCAAGGACGTCGACGACATGCTCGCCTACGACATCCCGGACCTCCTCAAGCAGTTCAGGAACCCCTACGAGTGA